One Dermacentor andersoni chromosome 6, qqDerAnde1_hic_scaffold, whole genome shotgun sequence genomic window carries:
- the LOC140219007 gene encoding uncharacterized protein isoform X1, with translation MPKNQNTLACYLDKKTSMDNPGRAFLSTQSTAKSDSNTGHHTIGTGGCVFRRRSALDTVYVELGCTTAVLRKLPSPAALQQLFRSMSETMPTKLLALIMRVLKGQTTSLLQK, from the exons atgccaaaaaatcaaaatacattggcatgttatttggacaagaaaactagtat ggacaacccaggacgtgcatttctcagcacccagtcaactgccaaaagtgactcaaacacaggccacca caccattggaactggtggctgcgttttcagaaggagaagtgcacttgacactgtatat gtggaactcggctgtaccactgcagtgctgcggaaattgccttcaccagcggctttgcaacagctgtttcgcagcatgtcg gagacaatgcctacgaaattattggccctgatcatgagagtcctcaaggggcaaacaacatctctgttgcagaagtga
- the LOC140219007 gene encoding uncharacterized protein isoform X2 has product MPKNQNTLACYLDKKTRTTQDVHFSAPSQLPKVTQTQATSGTRLYHCSAAEIAFTSGFATAVSQHVGDNAYEIIGPDHESPQGANNISVAEVSPVPLGSYHDR; this is encoded by the exons atgccaaaaaatcaaaatacattggcatgttatttggacaagaaaacta ggacaacccaggacgtgcatttctcagcacccagtcaactgccaaaagtgactcaaacacaggccacca gtggaactcggctgtaccactgcagtgctgcggaaattgccttcaccagcggctttgcaacagctgtttcgcagcatgtcg gagacaatgcctacgaaattattggccctgatcatgagagtcctcaaggggcaaacaacatctctgttgcagaagtgagcccggtaccacttggaagttaccatgacagatga
- the LOC140219007 gene encoding uncharacterized protein isoform X3: MPKNQNTLACYLDKKTRTTQDVHFSAPSQLPKVTQTQATTPLELVAAFSEGEVHLTLYMWNSAVPLQCCGNCLHQRLCNSCFAACRRQCLRNYWP; encoded by the exons atgccaaaaaatcaaaatacattggcatgttatttggacaagaaaacta ggacaacccaggacgtgcatttctcagcacccagtcaactgccaaaagtgactcaaacacaggccacca caccattggaactggtggctgcgttttcagaaggagaagtgcacttgacactgtatat gtggaactcggctgtaccactgcagtgctgcggaaattgccttcaccagcggctttgcaacagctgtttcgcagcatgtcg gagacaatgcctacgaaattattggccctga